From a single Paenibacillus sp. FSL W8-0426 genomic region:
- a CDS encoding arsenite methyltransferase: MQKPTNDEIRQNVRNRYQQIAVKEVGSSSCCQPESCCETPSDSDTISSKLGYSNEELTAVPEGANLGLGCGNPQAIAALKPGETVLDLGSGGGFDCFLASRQVGENGQVIGVDMTPDMVSRARNNAIKGNFTNTDFRLGEIEHLPVADHSVHVIISNCVINLSPDKQQVFNEAFRVLQSGGRLAISDIVTTAELPPEIKNDINELYSGCISGASSITEIEKLLEQSGFTDISIEPKDESKSFIKDWVPGANIDQYIVSAVIKAIKP, from the coding sequence ATGCAAAAACCTACCAATGATGAAATTCGTCAAAATGTCCGCAACCGATATCAACAAATTGCTGTGAAAGAAGTGGGTTCGAGTTCTTGCTGTCAGCCAGAAAGCTGCTGTGAGACACCATCCGATTCTGATACGATCTCTTCAAAGCTAGGTTATTCAAATGAAGAACTTACTGCTGTTCCTGAAGGAGCCAATTTGGGGTTAGGATGTGGAAATCCCCAAGCTATTGCAGCTCTGAAGCCTGGAGAAACCGTATTGGACCTAGGTAGCGGTGGCGGATTCGATTGCTTTTTAGCTTCTCGTCAAGTCGGAGAAAACGGTCAAGTCATTGGAGTAGATATGACACCGGATATGGTTAGCCGGGCACGTAATAATGCCATTAAAGGTAATTTTACAAATACCGATTTCCGGCTAGGTGAAATTGAGCACCTTCCTGTTGCAGATCACTCTGTTCATGTTATTATCTCTAACTGTGTCATCAATCTTTCGCCAGATAAACAACAGGTATTCAATGAAGCATTTCGAGTGCTTCAATCCGGAGGTCGTCTAGCTATCTCGGATATCGTCACTACAGCGGAACTTCCACCTGAAATAAAAAATGACATTAACGAGTTGTATTCGGGTTGTATTTCTGGCGCTTCATCGATCACGGAAATAGAAAAACTACTCGAACAAAGTGGTTTTACTGACATCTCGATTGAACCTAAAGACGAATCGAAATCATTTATCAAAGACTGGGTTCCAGGGGCAAACATAGATCAGTACATCGTATCAGCAGTGATTAAAGCCATTAAACCATAG